From Brevibacillus marinus, a single genomic window includes:
- the rbfA gene encoding 30S ribosome-binding factor RbfA, producing the protein MNKLRLNRVGEEIKKELSILLQREMKDPRIGFVTVTGVEVTSDLQQAKVYVSIFGSAEEQEASLEGLKKAKGYLRTEIGRRIKLRHTPDLVFKLDQSIDYGNKIDALLREISTDEGNGKT; encoded by the coding sequence ATGAACAAGCTGCGCTTAAACCGGGTGGGAGAAGAGATAAAAAAAGAACTGAGCATTCTCCTGCAGCGGGAGATGAAAGACCCGCGGATCGGCTTTGTCACCGTCACCGGTGTGGAGGTAACCAGTGATCTGCAGCAGGCCAAAGTGTACGTGAGCATTTTTGGCAGTGCCGAAGAGCAGGAAGCGAGTCTGGAAGGTCTGAAAAAGGCGAAAGGTTATCTGCGTACGGAGATCGGCCGCCGGATTAAACTGCGCCACACGCCCGATCTCGTCTTCAAGCTGGACCAGTCCATTGATTACGGGAATAAAATCGATGCGCTGCTGCGAGAGATCTCCACGGACGAAGGGAATGGGAAGACATGA
- a CDS encoding DHH family phosphoesterase, which translates to MNDYTAALQAAVRFMRENERFLIVSHVNPDGDTTSAALVTARLLDQLGKSCVIVNEGPTPRKFDFLPGYAKIVNLAQQQLAETFSHVIAVDAADFKRMGDVTRLFAADVQLLNIDHHPTNDHYGAINVIRTDAAATVEIMYDLVETGSFRIDQEIATCLYTGLVTDTGGFRYANTSPRVLEIAAKLLPHGVKPAEIAERCLEMISVGHIRLLQRALQTLELTHRQLVASLRVTHRDLVGTNASSDDLSGLVNYGRNIEGVEVGVLLSEMQPGVVKVNLRSRSQVDVSQIAKQFGGGGHARAAGYTYYGAITEAEQELFASLSTALGVNRDE; encoded by the coding sequence ATGAACGACTATACGGCAGCACTGCAGGCGGCGGTTCGCTTCATGCGCGAAAACGAGCGCTTCCTGATTGTCTCTCACGTCAATCCGGACGGAGACACCACCAGTGCCGCGCTGGTGACAGCACGGCTGCTGGATCAATTGGGAAAAAGTTGCGTGATTGTCAACGAGGGGCCTACCCCGCGCAAATTTGATTTTTTGCCTGGTTATGCGAAGATTGTCAACCTGGCGCAACAGCAGCTGGCGGAGACCTTTTCCCACGTCATCGCGGTCGATGCCGCCGATTTCAAGCGGATGGGGGATGTCACCCGACTGTTTGCGGCAGATGTGCAGCTGCTCAACATTGACCATCACCCGACCAACGACCACTACGGGGCGATCAATGTGATCCGCACGGATGCGGCAGCGACGGTGGAGATTATGTACGATCTGGTGGAAACGGGTTCGTTCCGCATCGATCAAGAGATCGCCACGTGTCTTTACACCGGTCTGGTCACCGATACAGGCGGCTTTCGCTACGCCAACACCAGCCCCCGTGTGCTGGAGATCGCGGCCAAACTGCTGCCGCACGGCGTCAAGCCGGCGGAGATTGCCGAGCGCTGTCTGGAAATGATCAGCGTGGGGCACATACGCCTCTTGCAGCGGGCCCTGCAGACCCTCGAGCTGACGCACCGCCAGCTGGTTGCCTCGCTGCGCGTCACCCATCGCGATCTCGTGGGGACGAATGCTTCTTCAGACGATTTGAGCGGTTTGGTCAACTACGGGCGGAACATCGAGGGCGTGGAAGTCGGCGTGCTGCTGTCGGAGATGCAGCCGGGAGTGGTCAAGGTAAACCTGCGCTCGCGCAGTCAGGTGGACGTTTCGCAAATTGCCAAGCAGTTCGGCGGAGGCGGACATGCGCGGGCGGCCGGCTATACATATTATGGCGCGATAACCGAGGCGGAGCAGGAGCTGTTTGCCAGTCTGAGCACAGCCCTGGGAGTGAACCGGGATGAGTAA
- the truB gene encoding tRNA pseudouridine(55) synthase TruB, whose translation MSNPHGVLVLHKPAGLTSHDCVARVRRLYQTRKVGHAGTLDPQVTGVLPICLGQATRIIEYLHELPKAYEVVMRLGAATTTEDATGEIVVEQPVAPETVTRERVEAVFRRFRGEIRQVPPMYSAVKVNGKRLYEWARRGEVMERPARSVFIYDLELRTISYSPHVELHFYCRCSKGTYIRTLCVDLGAALGYPAHMSRLTRVESGPFTLKQTVSLAELEARQQAGEDLSRLLVSLEDALAFLPRVEVSPARKTALLNGLETALPDTRLAEGSLIRLFAGEQLIGIYRVCHGSKGPYAKPEKVFRF comes from the coding sequence ATGAGTAACCCACATGGCGTTTTGGTGTTGCACAAGCCGGCCGGGCTGACTTCCCACGATTGTGTCGCCCGGGTGCGGCGGCTCTACCAAACCCGCAAGGTTGGGCATGCCGGAACGCTTGACCCGCAGGTGACCGGCGTGCTGCCGATCTGCCTGGGGCAAGCGACGCGGATTATCGAGTACCTGCACGAGCTGCCCAAAGCATACGAAGTCGTGATGCGCTTGGGGGCGGCCACCACCACGGAAGACGCTACCGGTGAGATTGTTGTCGAGCAGCCGGTGGCGCCGGAGACGGTTACGCGGGAACGGGTGGAGGCCGTCTTTCGCCGGTTTCGCGGGGAAATCAGGCAGGTCCCTCCGATGTATTCGGCGGTCAAAGTGAACGGGAAACGCCTGTATGAATGGGCCCGCAGAGGCGAGGTGATGGAACGGCCGGCACGCTCCGTTTTTATTTACGACTTGGAGCTACGCACCATCTCGTACTCGCCGCATGTGGAACTTCACTTTTACTGCCGCTGCTCCAAAGGGACCTACATCCGCACCTTATGTGTTGACCTGGGAGCGGCGTTGGGGTATCCTGCCCATATGAGCCGGCTGACGCGGGTGGAAAGCGGTCCCTTTACGCTCAAGCAGACGGTCTCCTTGGCCGAGTTGGAAGCGCGGCAGCAGGCGGGGGAAGACCTCTCGCGGCTGCTCGTGTCGCTGGAAGACGCATTGGCTTTTCTGCCGCGCGTCGAGGTCTCGCCTGCCCGCAAGACCGCCTTGCTGAACGGTCTGGAGACAGCGCTTCCGGATACCCGGCTGGCAGAAGGCAGCCTGATTCGCTTGTTCGCCGGGGAACAGCTGATCGGCATTTACCGCGTGTGTCACGGTTCGAAAGGGCCGTATGCCAAACCGGAAAAAGTATTTCGCTTTTGA
- the ribF gene encoding riboflavin biosynthesis protein RibF has translation MKTIRLSYPLPQQTEAVPCSLAIGYFDGVHLGHRRVIQKSIDVAKARGLQSAVMTFDPHPREVLGQSGYTRYLTPLPDKLEQLEKMGVDIVYLMTFDISFSSVYPEEFINEVLVSLRAEHIVVGFDFTFGYRGKGTALTLAEHSNGRYTLDIVEPVNRLGEKVSSTVIREYIHHGVVEQARHLLGRPYKIVGTVVHGDKRGRTIGFPTANLQLSGPYLIGKNGVYGVRVFLDQQVYYGVMNIGIKPTFALEKKEKSLEVHLFDFADEIYGKELQVELLFFLRDEQKFAGVEALIAQIEQDVQEAKKRFAAQRF, from the coding sequence TTGAAGACGATTCGATTGTCATACCCATTGCCGCAGCAGACAGAGGCCGTCCCCTGCTCCCTGGCCATCGGGTATTTTGACGGCGTGCACCTGGGACATCGCCGGGTGATTCAAAAAAGCATCGACGTGGCCAAGGCCAGAGGGCTGCAGAGCGCGGTGATGACCTTTGATCCACACCCGCGGGAAGTGCTGGGGCAGTCCGGTTATACGCGCTATTTGACGCCTCTGCCTGACAAGCTGGAGCAGCTGGAAAAAATGGGTGTTGACATCGTCTATCTGATGACGTTTGACATCTCCTTTTCCTCCGTCTATCCGGAAGAGTTCATCAACGAGGTGCTGGTGTCGCTGCGCGCCGAACACATTGTGGTCGGCTTTGACTTCACTTTCGGCTACCGCGGAAAGGGAACGGCGCTGACGCTCGCCGAGCACAGCAACGGACGCTATACGCTGGACATCGTGGAGCCGGTCAACCGGCTGGGGGAAAAAGTGAGCAGTACGGTGATCCGCGAGTACATCCACCACGGCGTAGTGGAGCAGGCCCGCCACCTGCTGGGCCGCCCTTACAAAATCGTGGGAACGGTCGTGCACGGTGACAAACGGGGGCGGACGATCGGCTTTCCCACCGCCAATCTGCAGCTGAGCGGCCCTTATTTAATCGGGAAAAACGGCGTGTACGGCGTACGCGTCTTCCTCGATCAGCAAGTCTATTACGGCGTGATGAACATCGGCATCAAGCCGACGTTTGCGCTGGAGAAAAAAGAGAAATCGCTGGAGGTTCACCTGTTTGATTTCGCGGACGAGATCTACGGGAAAGAACTGCAGGTGGAACTGCTCTTTTTCCTGCGCGACGAGCAGAAGTTCGCGGGGGTAGAAGCGCTGATAGCCCAGATTGAACAAGACGTGCAGGAGGCGAAAAAGCGATTCGCCGCGCAACGGTTCTGA
- the rpsO gene encoding 30S ribosomal protein S15: MAISQERKNQLISEFRTHENDTGSPEVQIAILTENINNLNEHLRTHKKDHHSRRGLLKMVGQRRHLLNYLKNKDLARYRALVEKLGLRR; this comes from the coding sequence ATGGCTATTTCGCAAGAACGCAAAAACCAGTTGATCAGCGAATTCCGCACGCACGAGAACGACACCGGTTCGCCAGAGGTGCAAATCGCGATTCTGACCGAGAACATCAACAACCTCAACGAACATTTGCGCACACACAAAAAAGATCATCACAGCCGGCGTGGTCTGTTGAAAATGGTCGGTCAGCGGCGCCATCTGCTGAATTACTTGAAAAACAAGGATTTGGCTCGTTATCGTGCGTTGGTTGAAAAGCTTGGCTTGCGCCGGTAA
- the pnp gene encoding polyribonucleotide nucleotidyltransferase: MEQQYRIYEYDLAGRKLTLEFGKMAKQAAGSCLVRYGDTVVLSAVTVSKDAKQLDFFPLTVNYEERLYAVGKIPGGFIKREGRPSEKAILASRLIDRPIRPLFPEGFRNEVQVVNTVLSVDQDCSPEIAAMIGTSAALSISGIPFKGPIAGVIVGRNGDQLLINPTVAQLEQSDLHLTVAGTREAINMVEAGADEVPEEVILEAIMFGHAEIRKLVEFQQKIVEEIGKPPMEVVLHEVDSQLAADVRSFAEARLKEAIRIEEKQARTDAIEAINKETLEHFAETYPEQEAMINEVLHNLLKDEVRRLITQEKIRPDGRALNEIRPISCEVGILPRTHGSGLFTRGQTQALSVCTLGALGDVQILDGLDLEESKRFMHHYNFPPYSVGEARPLRAPGRREIGHGALGERAIEPIIPSEAEFPYTIRLVSEVLESNGSTSQASICASVLALMQAGVPIKAPVAGIAMGLVMDKDGKQFSILTDIQGMEDHLGDMDFKVAGTAKGVTALQMDIKIEGINREILEQALAQAREGRLYILEKMLEVISEPRKELSPYAPKILTMTINPEKIRDVIGPQGRVINKIIEETNVKIDIEQDGRIYIASPDEQANQRAKQIIEDLVREVQVGQNYLGTVKRVEKYGAFIEIFSGKEGLCHISQLAEERVSRTEDVVHVGDKVTVKVVEIDEQGRINLSRKAVLKEQAAAQKAAVKAD; encoded by the coding sequence ATGGAGCAACAATATCGTATCTACGAATACGATCTCGCAGGCCGAAAGCTGACGCTAGAGTTCGGCAAAATGGCCAAACAGGCGGCAGGTTCGTGCCTGGTTCGTTATGGAGACACCGTGGTGCTGTCTGCCGTTACGGTCTCCAAAGACGCGAAGCAGCTCGATTTTTTTCCGCTCACCGTAAACTACGAAGAACGCCTGTACGCTGTCGGCAAGATCCCGGGCGGGTTCATCAAGCGGGAAGGCAGACCCAGTGAAAAAGCGATTCTCGCCAGCCGGCTGATCGACCGGCCCATTCGTCCGCTCTTTCCCGAAGGCTTCCGCAACGAAGTGCAGGTGGTCAACACGGTCCTCTCCGTCGATCAGGATTGTTCGCCGGAAATTGCGGCGATGATCGGAACCTCGGCCGCCCTTTCCATTTCCGGAATTCCGTTCAAAGGGCCGATCGCCGGCGTGATTGTCGGGCGCAACGGCGACCAGCTGCTGATCAACCCGACGGTGGCGCAGCTCGAACAGAGCGATCTGCACCTCACCGTCGCCGGTACGCGTGAAGCGATCAACATGGTGGAAGCGGGAGCCGACGAAGTGCCGGAAGAGGTGATTCTGGAAGCGATCATGTTCGGCCACGCCGAGATCCGGAAGCTGGTCGAGTTTCAGCAGAAGATCGTCGAGGAGATCGGCAAGCCGCCGATGGAAGTGGTGCTGCACGAAGTGGACAGCCAACTGGCGGCCGATGTGCGCAGCTTTGCCGAAGCCCGCTTGAAAGAAGCGATCCGGATTGAGGAAAAGCAGGCGCGTACGGATGCGATTGAAGCGATCAACAAGGAGACGCTGGAACACTTTGCCGAAACCTATCCGGAGCAGGAAGCGATGATCAACGAAGTGCTGCACAACTTGCTCAAGGATGAGGTGCGGCGGCTGATCACCCAGGAAAAAATTCGGCCGGATGGACGGGCTCTCAACGAGATTCGCCCGATCTCCTGCGAAGTGGGCATTTTGCCGCGCACGCACGGGTCCGGGTTGTTTACCCGCGGCCAGACGCAAGCGCTCAGCGTCTGCACGCTTGGTGCCCTCGGCGATGTGCAAATTCTCGATGGCCTCGATTTGGAGGAATCGAAGCGGTTCATGCACCATTACAACTTCCCGCCGTACAGCGTCGGAGAAGCACGGCCGCTGCGGGCGCCGGGACGACGCGAGATCGGCCACGGAGCGCTGGGAGAGCGGGCGATTGAACCGATCATCCCGTCAGAGGCGGAATTTCCCTATACCATTCGCCTGGTTTCGGAAGTGCTGGAGTCAAACGGCTCAACCTCGCAGGCGTCGATTTGTGCCAGCGTGCTCGCTTTGATGCAGGCCGGGGTGCCGATCAAGGCGCCGGTGGCGGGAATCGCGATGGGCTTGGTCATGGACAAGGATGGCAAACAGTTCTCCATCTTGACGGACATCCAAGGAATGGAAGACCATCTCGGCGACATGGACTTCAAGGTGGCCGGCACCGCCAAAGGGGTAACCGCCCTGCAGATGGACATCAAAATCGAGGGCATCAATCGGGAGATCCTCGAACAGGCACTGGCGCAGGCGAGAGAAGGGCGCCTGTACATCCTGGAAAAAATGCTGGAAGTCATCTCGGAACCGCGAAAAGAGCTGTCACCTTACGCGCCGAAGATCCTGACGATGACCATCAATCCGGAGAAGATCCGCGACGTGATCGGACCGCAGGGGCGTGTCATCAACAAGATCATCGAAGAGACCAACGTGAAGATCGATATTGAACAGGACGGCCGGATTTACATCGCTTCACCGGACGAACAGGCCAACCAACGGGCCAAACAGATCATCGAGGATCTGGTGCGGGAAGTTCAGGTCGGGCAAAATTACCTGGGCACGGTGAAGCGCGTGGAGAAGTACGGCGCGTTTATCGAGATCTTCTCCGGTAAAGAGGGACTGTGCCACATTTCCCAGCTGGCCGAAGAGCGCGTGTCCCGGACGGAAGACGTCGTACACGTAGGAGACAAGGTTACGGTTAAAGTGGTGGAGATCGACGAACAAGGACGGATCAACCTGTCCCGCAAGGCAGTGCTGAAGGAACAGGCGGCGGCCCAGAAAGCGGCGGTCAAAGCAGACTAA
- a CDS encoding polysaccharide deacetylase family protein, translated as MKLNAVKFITFSVVWGILLVMLVQTRPVAQYVSVIKEREVGGMPSADADDLRRQVEEWKKQYDQPPIDAKLDRIWKAIPGYNGRQVDVEASIRRILESGLITPQQLVYKEIPPAVSLDDLGAQPIYRGNPQKPAVSFMVNVAWGNEYLPSILDTLDKYQVKTTFFLDGSWVTKYPDLAKQIYDRGHEIGNHAFSHPDMSRIGEERIREEIGRTQAVIEKVLDSKPLLFAPPSGAYTQRVVEIAQREFGMKTILWTADTVDWRKPAVPEMVQRVNRQLGNGVLVLMHPTEAAAKGLEAMLKAAIAKGLLPTTVSDVLSSQRIDRP; from the coding sequence ATGAAGTTGAACGCCGTGAAATTCATCACCTTCAGCGTGGTGTGGGGCATCCTGCTCGTGATGCTGGTGCAGACACGGCCGGTTGCTCAGTACGTCAGCGTGATCAAGGAGCGCGAGGTCGGCGGGATGCCGTCAGCAGACGCAGATGATTTGCGCAGACAGGTGGAAGAATGGAAAAAGCAGTACGACCAGCCGCCGATCGATGCCAAATTGGATCGGATCTGGAAAGCCATACCCGGTTACAACGGCCGTCAGGTGGATGTGGAGGCATCGATTCGCCGCATCCTGGAATCAGGTTTGATCACCCCGCAGCAGCTCGTCTACAAGGAGATTCCCCCCGCCGTTTCGCTGGACGATCTGGGGGCCCAGCCGATCTATCGCGGCAACCCGCAAAAACCGGCGGTCTCTTTCATGGTCAATGTTGCCTGGGGCAATGAGTACCTGCCGTCCATCCTCGACACCTTGGACAAATACCAGGTCAAGACCACCTTTTTTCTGGACGGCTCCTGGGTGACGAAATACCCCGACCTGGCCAAACAGATCTACGACAGAGGTCACGAGATCGGCAACCACGCCTTTTCCCACCCGGACATGAGCCGCATCGGCGAGGAGCGGATCCGCGAAGAGATCGGCAGGACGCAAGCGGTGATCGAGAAAGTATTGGACAGCAAACCGCTGCTGTTTGCACCGCCCTCCGGCGCCTACACGCAGCGGGTGGTGGAGATTGCGCAGCGTGAATTCGGGATGAAGACGATCCTCTGGACGGCGGATACGGTTGATTGGCGCAAACCGGCTGTGCCGGAGATGGTCCAGCGGGTGAACCGACAGTTGGGCAACGGCGTCCTGGTGTTGATGCATCCGACAGAGGCGGCGGCGAAGGGACTGGAGGCGATGCTGAAAGCGGCGATCGCCAAAGGACTGCTGCCCACGACGGTGTCGGACGTGCTGTCAAGCCAACGGATTGACCGTCCGTAA
- a CDS encoding M16 family metallopeptidase codes for MIQRHICENGLRIVTEKIPSVRSVALGVWVRTGSRFETEANNGISHFLEHMFFKGTETRTAKEIAESFDEIGGNVNAFTSKEYTCYYARVLDRHAIMAVDVLSDMYFHSVFDEEELEKEKNVVIEEIGMYEDTPDDLVHDLIAQACYSDHPLGYSILGTEEVLRSLTRSDLLTYIDHHYTPANTVVTVAGNFDEQLLEAIKRRFSRYRRSGVSRQVGVPRFAGKSIIQTKATEQAHLCIAVPGLPVGDEQIDSLILLNNLLGGSMSSRLFQEIREERGLAYSVYSYHSAYSDSGMFTIYAGTAPEQVEQVFEIATSILADVRDHGISEKELNKGKEQLKGSLMLSLESTNSRMSRLGKNELLLGRHYSLDELIARIDRVSTEAVAAIADKLFRSPLALAMVSPLEHFPAQVRSDVLVS; via the coding sequence GTGATTCAACGGCATATTTGTGAGAACGGTCTCCGCATCGTAACGGAGAAGATTCCCTCTGTTCGTTCGGTCGCGTTGGGAGTTTGGGTCCGGACAGGCTCCAGGTTTGAGACGGAAGCGAACAATGGAATTTCCCATTTTTTGGAGCACATGTTTTTTAAGGGGACGGAAACCCGCACCGCCAAAGAGATCGCGGAGAGTTTTGACGAAATCGGCGGCAACGTGAACGCTTTTACCTCCAAGGAGTACACCTGCTACTACGCGCGCGTCCTGGATCGGCACGCGATCATGGCCGTTGACGTGCTCTCCGACATGTACTTTCACTCCGTGTTCGACGAGGAGGAGCTGGAGAAAGAAAAAAATGTGGTCATCGAAGAAATCGGCATGTACGAGGACACACCGGACGACCTCGTCCACGACTTGATCGCCCAGGCTTGTTACAGCGATCATCCGCTGGGCTATTCGATCCTCGGCACGGAAGAAGTGCTGCGCTCGCTGACCCGCAGCGATCTGCTCACCTATATCGACCACCACTACACCCCGGCCAATACGGTGGTGACCGTCGCCGGCAACTTTGACGAGCAGTTGCTGGAGGCGATCAAACGCCGTTTTTCCCGTTATCGGCGGAGCGGCGTTTCCCGTCAGGTAGGCGTGCCCCGCTTTGCTGGCAAGTCGATCATTCAAACGAAGGCGACGGAACAGGCCCACCTCTGCATCGCCGTGCCCGGCCTGCCTGTCGGCGACGAGCAGATCGATTCGCTGATCCTGCTGAACAATCTGCTGGGCGGCAGCATGAGCTCCCGCTTGTTTCAAGAGATTCGCGAAGAGCGGGGATTGGCCTACTCCGTTTACTCCTACCACTCGGCCTACAGCGACAGCGGGATGTTTACGATCTACGCCGGCACTGCTCCGGAACAAGTGGAACAAGTGTTCGAGATCGCGACCAGCATTCTCGCGGACGTGCGCGATCACGGGATTAGCGAGAAGGAACTGAACAAGGGAAAAGAGCAGCTCAAAGGCAGTTTGATGCTCAGCCTGGAGAGCACCAACAGCAGGATGAGCCGCCTCGGGAAAAACGAGCTTTTGCTTGGGCGGCACTACAGTCTCGATGAGCTGATCGCGCGGATTGACCGCGTCAGCACGGAAGCCGTTGCGGCGATCGCCGACAAACTGTTTCGCTCGCCGCTGGCGCTGGCGATGGTCAGCCCGCTGGAGCACTTTCCGGCTCAGGTGCGCAGCGATGTACTGGTTTCGTGA
- the dut gene encoding dUTP diphosphatase, producing MALQVKIKPLSPLLGSEIPYPRYATPGSAGLDLAACIEREIVIKPGERAKVPTGLAIQMPDAGVVGLVFPRSGNAWKYGVSLTNCVGVIDSDYIGEIQVILQNLDNEQPFVVKRGDRIAQLVFVPVFQAELTVVEELSETQRGTGGFGSTGTI from the coding sequence ATGGCTTTACAGGTAAAAATCAAACCACTTTCCCCGCTGCTTGGCAGTGAAATCCCCTACCCGCGTTATGCTACGCCAGGCTCGGCAGGGCTCGACCTGGCCGCCTGCATCGAGCGGGAGATTGTGATCAAGCCGGGCGAGCGGGCGAAAGTACCCACCGGCCTGGCCATCCAAATGCCGGACGCGGGTGTGGTCGGCTTGGTCTTTCCGCGCAGCGGAAATGCCTGGAAATACGGCGTGTCGCTGACGAATTGTGTAGGTGTGATCGACAGCGACTACATTGGGGAAATTCAGGTGATTCTGCAAAATCTGGACAACGAGCAGCCGTTTGTCGTCAAACGCGGGGATCGGATCGCGCAGCTTGTCTTTGTCCCCGTCTTTCAGGCAGAGCTGACGGTCGTCGAAGAGCTGAGCGAGACGCAGCGGGGCACCGGCGGCTTCGGCTCCACCGGCACCATCTAA
- a CDS encoding YlmC/YmxH family sporulation protein: MRLSEFSGKEIIDFENGERMGIIGHSDLEINDRTGEITSIILPGGSFFGFGKRREDVVIPWKSIMKIGPEMIIVDISGAHQASRR, from the coding sequence ATGCGGCTGAGCGAATTTTCCGGGAAAGAGATTATCGATTTTGAAAATGGTGAGCGGATGGGGATCATCGGCCACTCTGATCTGGAGATCAACGACCGCACCGGCGAAATCACCTCCATCATTTTGCCGGGCGGTTCGTTTTTTGGTTTTGGCAAACGGCGTGAAGATGTGGTAATTCCCTGGAAGTCGATCATGAAAATCGGGCCGGAGATGATCATCGTCGACATCAGCGGTGCGCATCAGGCCTCGCGCCGGTGA
- the dpsA gene encoding dipicolinate synthase subunit DpsA yields MLTGIHVAFIGGDARQLEVIKKCIQLHASVTLIGYDNLESSFSGATKKPLTPDVLKDADALILPIVGTDDEGYVESIFCSQPLHLAEEHAASLKKDCVVYTGMAKPYLRSLLARQRISLVELLDRDDIAIYNSIPTVEGALMMAIQNTDITIHGSQVIVLGLGRTGMSLARALHGLGARVRVGARRPDHLARVYEMGLTPFHISELKERVADVDIIFNTIPHLVITAEVIAQMRQTALIIDLASKPGGTDFQFAERCGIKALLAPGLPGIVAPKTAGQIIANTVTRLIAEQSGNREE; encoded by the coding sequence ATGCTAACGGGGATTCATGTTGCCTTCATCGGAGGTGACGCCCGACAACTGGAAGTGATCAAGAAATGCATCCAGCTTCACGCCAGCGTCACGCTGATCGGCTATGACAATCTGGAAAGCAGCTTCAGCGGGGCAACCAAAAAACCATTGACACCCGATGTATTAAAAGATGCGGATGCCCTGATTCTGCCGATCGTGGGCACGGATGATGAAGGTTATGTGGAAAGCATCTTTTGTTCCCAGCCGCTTCACCTGGCGGAAGAGCACGCGGCATCGCTGAAAAAGGATTGCGTCGTCTACACTGGCATGGCCAAACCGTACTTGCGCTCGCTGCTTGCCCGTCAGCGGATTTCGTTGGTGGAGCTTTTGGACAGGGATGATATTGCGATCTACAATTCGATTCCCACCGTGGAAGGCGCCTTGATGATGGCGATTCAGAATACCGACATCACCATTCACGGCTCCCAAGTCATCGTGCTCGGATTGGGGCGCACCGGGATGTCGCTGGCCCGCGCGCTGCATGGCCTGGGCGCGCGGGTACGAGTGGGAGCAAGACGTCCCGATCACTTGGCACGCGTCTATGAAATGGGATTGACGCCGTTTCACATCAGTGAACTGAAGGAGCGGGTTGCTGATGTAGACATCATCTTCAACACCATTCCTCATCTCGTCATTACAGCAGAAGTGATTGCCCAGATGCGGCAGACAGCGCTGATTATCGACCTCGCCTCGAAACCGGGGGGAACCGATTTTCAATTTGCTGAACGATGCGGCATCAAGGCCCTCCTGGCACCTGGGTTGCCCGGAATCGTTGCGCCGAAAACGGCCGGACAGATCATCGCCAATACGGTGACCCGGCTGATCGCGGAACAATCCGGAAACCGGGAGGAATGA
- a CDS encoding dipicolinate synthase subunit B yields MSVLQGKTVGFGLTGSHCTFAETMPQIKRLVDAGARVIPVITQTILSTDTRFGRSEDWQKQLREITGEKIITTIPEAEPLGPSRLLDLMVIAPCTGNSTSRLANAITDSPVLMAAKATLRNQRPVVIAISTNDGLGLNSMNIAKLLTAKNIYFVPFGQDAPDKKPNSLVARMDLLKETCEAALQGRQLQPLLIERFQYS; encoded by the coding sequence ATGAGTGTCTTGCAAGGGAAGACGGTTGGCTTTGGCTTGACCGGTTCACATTGCACGTTTGCGGAGACGATGCCGCAAATCAAGCGGTTGGTTGATGCCGGGGCGAGAGTGATTCCGGTGATTACGCAGACCATTCTGTCCACCGACACCCGCTTTGGCAGGTCGGAAGATTGGCAGAAGCAGTTGCGCGAGATCACCGGCGAGAAAATTATCACCACGATACCGGAAGCGGAGCCGCTGGGCCCCTCCCGATTGCTTGATCTGATGGTGATTGCTCCTTGTACCGGCAATTCGACGAGCCGGCTGGCCAACGCGATTACGGACAGTCCGGTGTTGATGGCGGCCAAGGCGACGCTGCGCAATCAGCGGCCGGTCGTCATTGCCATCTCCACCAACGACGGACTAGGCCTTAACAGTATGAACATCGCCAAGCTGCTTACCGCCAAAAACATTTATTTTGTCCCGTTTGGACAGGACGCGCCGGACAAGAAACCGAATTCGCTGGTTGCCCGGATGGATTTGCTCAAAGAGACGTGCGAAGCGGCGTTGCAAGGTCGTCAACTGCAGCCCTTGCTGATTGAGCGTTTTCAATATTCCTAA